A single region of the Methanococcoides sp. AM1 genome encodes:
- a CDS encoding 60S ribosomal export protein NMD3 gives MSLTLCPKCGAETRRLYKNVCRQCFLEQFTLAVLPLVLHTRICSKCNARFDRNKWRDEGDLEEIVLRAVENELFIHDEADDVEVSIYPREMTPHLYRVRVNVDAMVEGEPLHQELRAEVRIIREACDRCSRMAGGYFESILQIRANNRLVTPEEIDSCKLICAMMVEKLWEKGDRFAFVTDVLDSKDGADIYLGSANAGRQICKKIISEFGGTFAEAPTLYSHKEGKDLYRITFSMRLPEFMPGDIILYKDDVIEIKTSGKNSKGIYLATGAKFLEKTEKLDDATLIANRDDAVGAVLVATEGDDIMVLDPSTYQTITLKKPLFFSSEPGNEIPVISTEQGLFALPEDSAHKL, from the coding sequence ATGAGCCTTACATTATGCCCAAAGTGTGGGGCAGAAACCAGGAGACTCTACAAAAACGTTTGTAGGCAATGTTTTTTAGAACAATTTACTTTAGCTGTGCTTCCACTTGTTCTTCATACCCGGATATGCTCAAAGTGCAACGCACGATTTGATCGCAATAAATGGCGGGATGAAGGAGACCTTGAGGAAATAGTCCTAAGGGCAGTTGAAAATGAACTTTTTATCCATGATGAAGCTGATGATGTCGAGGTATCTATTTATCCCAGGGAGATGACACCACATCTCTACAGAGTCAGGGTAAATGTTGATGCCATGGTCGAGGGAGAGCCACTTCATCAGGAGCTTCGAGCAGAGGTTCGTATAATACGTGAAGCATGTGACAGATGCAGTCGAATGGCAGGTGGATATTTTGAATCGATCCTGCAGATAAGAGCAAATAACAGACTGGTTACTCCTGAAGAGATCGATTCCTGTAAACTCATCTGTGCCATGATGGTAGAGAAATTGTGGGAAAAAGGAGATCGTTTTGCATTCGTCACAGATGTCCTTGATTCAAAGGATGGTGCTGACATTTATCTTGGTTCAGCAAATGCAGGCCGTCAGATATGCAAGAAAATTATATCTGAATTTGGAGGTACTTTTGCGGAAGCACCTACGCTTTACAGTCACAAAGAAGGTAAAGATCTTTACAGAATAACTTTTTCCATGAGATTACCTGAATTCATGCCAGGTGATATTATACTCTACAAAGATGATGTTATAGAGATAAAAACCTCCGGGAAGAACTCAAAAGGTATTTACCTTGCAACTGGTGCCAAGTTCCTTGAAAAAACTGAAAAACTGGATGATGCTACTCTTATAGCTAACAGGGATGATGCAGTGGGGGCTGTTCTTGTAGCAACGGAAGGTGATGATATAATGGTTCTTGATCCTTCCACATATCAGACTATTACGCTGAAAAAGCCCCTCTTCTTCTCATCAGAACCCGGGAATGAGATCCCGGTGATCAGCACCGAGCAGGGACTGTTTGCCCTGCCGGAGGACAGTGCACACAAACTATAA
- a CDS encoding NAD(P)/FAD-dependent oxidoreductase: MKDRYDVIVVGAGPAGSIAATTAVRKGLSVLLVEKRQEIGAPIRCAEGVSKIRLQQHIEPDEKWICSEVKGAHIISPNGITIKMSEENAGSEVGYVLDRKVFDRALAEQSAEAGADVLVKARVTGLITENETVCGVHLMYHGEMYTIHSSIVIGADGVESKVGRWAGIDTSLKPSQVETCAQFLVSGSGIDQNFCYFYIGNEVAPAGYIWLFPKGGDVANVGIGILGNKAGSKRPIDLLTEFVEKNISEGRIIERVAGAVPASGPIERTISNGLMLVGDAARQSDPFTGGGISNAMDAGMMAGEVAAKAISAGDVSVNMLQEYESLWRETIGKDIGNSLIVKDTFFNLSDEHLNSLAESVKDVDFDKMDFIVLVSALFKSNRKLLWNLRPLFAQKLKQKFSARGIFRK; the protein is encoded by the coding sequence ATGAAAGACCGGTATGATGTGATCGTTGTAGGTGCAGGACCCGCTGGTTCGATAGCAGCAACCACTGCTGTCAGAAAAGGACTTTCTGTGCTTCTTGTTGAGAAGCGACAGGAGATAGGTGCACCTATAAGATGTGCTGAAGGTGTAAGCAAAATACGGCTTCAACAGCATATTGAACCTGATGAGAAATGGATCTGCTCTGAAGTTAAAGGAGCACATATCATATCGCCTAATGGTATAACCATTAAGATGTCTGAAGAGAATGCGGGATCAGAAGTCGGTTATGTTCTTGACAGGAAGGTATTTGACCGTGCACTTGCTGAGCAAAGTGCAGAAGCTGGTGCTGATGTTCTTGTAAAGGCAAGGGTAACCGGACTTATCACTGAGAATGAGACTGTATGTGGTGTTCACCTGATGTACCATGGTGAAATGTATACAATTCACTCCAGTATTGTCATTGGTGCAGATGGAGTTGAATCCAAGGTCGGCAGGTGGGCAGGTATCGATACATCACTTAAGCCCTCACAGGTTGAAACATGTGCACAATTCCTTGTAAGTGGCTCTGGCATAGATCAGAATTTCTGCTATTTCTATATTGGAAACGAAGTTGCACCTGCGGGATATATCTGGTTGTTCCCTAAAGGCGGTGACGTTGCAAATGTAGGCATCGGTATACTTGGAAACAAAGCCGGTAGCAAGAGGCCGATAGATCTATTGACCGAATTTGTTGAAAAGAATATCTCCGAAGGCAGGATCATTGAGCGGGTAGCAGGTGCAGTTCCTGCCAGTGGACCTATTGAGAGGACCATTTCCAATGGATTAATGCTTGTAGGTGATGCTGCAAGACAATCTGATCCTTTTACAGGTGGCGGGATAAGCAATGCCATGGATGCGGGGATGATGGCAGGTGAGGTTGCAGCAAAGGCTATTTCAGCGGGTGATGTTTCTGTGAACATGCTTCAGGAATATGAATCACTCTGGCGTGAGACCATCGGAAAGGATATCGGGAACAGCCTGATAGTGAAGGACACTTTCTTTAACCTGTCTGATGAGCATCTCAACAGTCTTGCTGAATCGGTTAAGGATGTAGATTTCGATAAGATGGATTTCATTGTGCTTGTGTCTGCATTGTTCAAGAGTAACAGGAAACTTCTCTGGAACCTCAGGCCATTATTTGCACAAAAGCTGAAGCAGAAGTTCTCTGCCAGAGGCATATTCAGGAAATGA